A single Planctomycetota bacterium DNA region contains:
- a CDS encoding type IV pilus twitching motility protein PilT, giving the protein MTRIKNLMRSAVDAGASDLHILAGHPPLLRIHTVLVAMEGEAVVAEDEAHAFVKELVTEEQHQHFTRQRDLDFSTSLPGGPRFRVNAHFQRGTPALAFRAIPARVPPLEELNLPEVVVEFAELQQGLVLVTGETGSGKSTTLASMVDHMNDRFKYHVITLEDPIEYMLESRLCTVEQREVGEDVPDFRHGLRHILRQDPDVILIGEMRDLETISTALTAAETGHLVLSTLHTNDAASTVERIIDMFPAAQQNQVRSMVANTLRGVLCQRLFPRVDEAGMIPATEVLVSTPAVRNCIRENRIFEIPNIIETNRALGMALFDESLKRLYFNGKINRQDALTYARQPEQLERALTA; this is encoded by the coding sequence TTGACGCGTATCAAAAACCTGATGCGAAGCGCGGTCGATGCGGGGGCGAGCGACCTGCATATCCTTGCAGGCCACCCGCCGCTCCTCAGGATTCATACGGTTCTTGTCGCCATGGAGGGCGAGGCCGTCGTCGCGGAGGACGAAGCCCACGCCTTCGTCAAGGAACTGGTGACCGAGGAGCAGCACCAGCACTTCACGCGCCAGCGCGACCTGGACTTTTCGACCTCGTTGCCGGGCGGCCCCCGCTTCCGCGTCAACGCGCATTTCCAGCGGGGGACCCCTGCCCTGGCGTTTCGAGCGATTCCGGCGCGCGTGCCGCCGCTCGAAGAACTGAACCTGCCGGAAGTTGTGGTCGAGTTTGCCGAACTTCAGCAGGGTTTGGTCCTCGTGACGGGAGAAACGGGCAGCGGAAAATCCACGACCCTCGCCTCGATGGTCGATCACATGAACGACCGGTTTAAGTACCACGTGATCACCCTGGAGGATCCGATCGAATACATGCTCGAGTCCCGCCTGTGCACGGTCGAGCAGCGGGAGGTGGGCGAGGATGTGCCGGATTTCCGGCACGGGCTGCGGCATATTCTGCGGCAGGACCCGGACGTGATCCTCATCGGCGAAATGCGCGACCTGGAGACGATCTCGACGGCGCTGACGGCCGCCGAGACGGGTCACCTCGTCCTCTCGACCCTGCACACGAACGATGCGGCCTCGACCGTCGAGCGTATCATCGACATGTTCCCGGCCGCGCAGCAGAACCAGGTTCGCTCGATGGTGGCGAACACGCTGCGCGGTGTGCTCTGCCAGCGTCTGTTCCCTCGCGTGGACGAGGCGGGCATGATCCCGGCGACGGAGGTGCTCGTTTCGACCCCCGCGGTGCGCAACTGCATCCGCGAGAACCGGATCTTCGAGATCCCCAATATCATCGAAACCAACCGGGCCCTGGGCATGGCCCTGTTCGACGAGTCGCTCAAAAGGCTCTACTTCAACGGAAAGATCAACCGGCAGGACGCCCTCACGTACGCGCGGCAGCCGGAGCAACTCGAACGGGCTCTGACGGCCTAG
- a CDS encoding type II secretion system F family protein has product MATYRYQLKRNDSQVVTGVMKADSLVLATQQVRELGGTILDLIRIGEEEVARKGLLGSIQFGQRVGSKEILAFTSQLAVMSKAGIGLTTALESIGEQVKNPKMGQIIRTLKRDIEGGRQFSETLPRFPKIFSLLYVNMVRASELAGSFGHMLERISEYLTQQIETRRQVKGAMIYPAIILILAMVTVVFMLTFVLPRFAPLFKGREEILPMPTKILMALSSSLTNYWYVYLLSVGALAGGFIYFLRTELGREWWDGAKLKIPILKGLCHALYLSRGLRTMGELVNAGVPMLDTIAITAEVSGNVHYARVWRRVHAAVRKGQRIAPTLSRSPLIPASVAQMIGAGEETGSLAEILNDVSAFYDRELKATIKTVTSAIEPLMIVLMGGIVAFIASAILLPIFKMSQLVK; this is encoded by the coding sequence ATGGCTACGTACCGATACCAACTGAAGCGAAACGACAGCCAGGTTGTCACGGGAGTCATGAAGGCCGACAGCCTCGTGTTGGCCACGCAGCAGGTGCGCGAACTCGGCGGGACGATCCTGGACCTGATACGGATCGGTGAGGAGGAGGTGGCCCGGAAAGGCTTGCTGGGCAGCATCCAGTTCGGCCAGCGGGTCGGGTCGAAGGAAATTCTGGCGTTTACAAGCCAGTTGGCGGTGATGTCGAAGGCCGGCATCGGTCTGACGACGGCGCTGGAAAGCATCGGGGAACAGGTGAAGAACCCCAAGATGGGTCAGATCATCCGGACGCTGAAGCGCGACATTGAAGGGGGACGGCAGTTTTCCGAGACTCTGCCCCGTTTTCCGAAGATCTTCTCGCTGCTCTACGTGAACATGGTGCGGGCGAGCGAGTTGGCGGGTTCGTTTGGGCACATGCTCGAGCGCATCTCGGAATACCTGACCCAGCAGATTGAGACACGCCGCCAGGTCAAAGGCGCCATGATTTACCCGGCGATCATCCTCATCCTGGCCATGGTGACGGTGGTGTTCATGCTGACGTTCGTCCTGCCGCGGTTCGCGCCCCTCTTCAAGGGACGCGAAGAGATCTTGCCGATGCCGACCAAGATACTCATGGCGTTGAGCAGTTCATTGACCAATTATTGGTACGTCTACCTGCTCTCGGTCGGCGCGCTTGCGGGAGGGTTCATCTACTTTTTGAGAACGGAACTCGGCCGCGAGTGGTGGGACGGCGCGAAACTCAAGATTCCGATCCTGAAGGGCCTGTGCCACGCCCTGTACCTGTCGCGCGGACTGCGGACGATGGGCGAACTGGTGAATGCGGGCGTGCCGATGCTCGATACGATTGCCATCACGGCGGAGGTTTCGGGCAACGTGCATTATGCGCGAGTGTGGCGGCGGGTCCACGCCGCGGTGCGCAAGGGACAGCGCATCGCGCCAACGCTGTCGCGCAGCCCGCTGATTCCCGCCAGTGTGGCCCAGATGATCGGGGCGGGCGAAGAGACCGGCTCGCTAGCCGAGATCCTGAATGACGTCAGCGCGTTTTACGATCGGGAGTTGAAGGCAACCATTAAAACAGTGACGTCCGCCATTGAGCCGCTCATGATCGTTTTGATGGGTGGAATTGTGGCCTTTATTGCATCCGCGATCCTCTTGCCCATCTTCAAGATGTCCCAGTTGGTGAAATAG
- a CDS encoding prepilin-type N-terminal cleavage/methylation domain-containing protein, whose product MTRAKTHESGNRRKAFTLAEVLVCCVLVVLGFVASVAAFGHESVVTH is encoded by the coding sequence ATGACGCGCGCAAAAACGCATGAGTCCGGGAACCGCCGGAAAGCCTTCACGCTCGCGGAAGTGCTTGTCTGCTGCGTGCTCGTGGTTCTCGGTTTTGTTGCCTCCGTGGCGGCGTTCGGTCACGAGTCCGTCGTCACGCATTGA